TATCcaatactttttatataaaaatatgtaagagTTCATGATCCAGAAATAATCGTTCTTTAAAATACTTGATCAATAATGATCAAAggtaaatattctaataattcttttattattagagATTCTCTCCAAGGTCACAGGCAGCTCATGTCATGAATtgaccaaaagaaagaaaacaaaaatctctCACAAATAGTGATCGAAATGAGAATATAGTACTTACTACCTTTAAATTAGCAGTACGGTGGTCCTTCATGTACGGTGGTCCTCGTCCCTTTAAATTTAGCAGGATTCTTGCTCGATCCAATATCTCTATATAATTCTCGTCGAAAAGATGAAAGAAGAAAGGCGGTTGCAAAAGGGATTCTCCTTCACTCCTCCTTTGCCAGTGAAGAAAGAGATCACTAGAGCAGGAAATAATGGAGAGATTTTTCTGCCCCCACACTCCTTTGCAAAAGATCAAACAAAAGGCTTTAATTCGGGCGATCGAGTGGAATGGGATGGGAATATAAAGTGATTTTCCCCAACTTGTATTGGAGAGATTAAAGATCCCTCTTGCCATTATTCGATGATCTGTCCCGTGTCGATAAGAATTCCACACGGAAGACGGAGCACCGGccatgatcatcatgatcaacGTATCcttggaaaggaaatgaaacCCAAGTCATGATGAGCTCTGCATGAACGAActagagctagctagctagagctGATTTAGCATGGcctgtataaataaataaaatagctcCATATTCCTGACCATGCATGGGCgaacatgtatttatattaattagtattcccatataattataagtaaacAATCTTCAGATTTTAACAAATGGATGAAAGTGATCAGGTCTTCGAACCAGTTATGATAAGCATTAcagcaaagaaaataataggAGAGATTTCAAGACCTCATGATCTTGTCTTTTCTGATCAAAAGATGAGCtggcatacatatatattgttGCGTATCAAAACTGTCCAAGAATTACAGAAGATGATATTTAAGTGATTCAACAATTTACCTATATCTATTAAAGCCAAagttcaatatgtttgtatgagattacaaatacttaaaagtttCTCACGTTTCACTCTCTGCTTTTGCTCACACACTTCACATATCAGAACTCTTTTACTTATAGGAAAagttctactaaatatttactaAATATCAACCATCATTAATGACAAATGGTGAGTTATAGCAGCTATAATAAATCTGCAACATATAAGACGGTGCAGAGCATGAGATTTTGGACTGTACAAGTGCAAAGTGACCTTTTCAATTTCTACATTCACACTTAGTGGCTTTttcaacatattatatatatatatatatatatgagagatCAAAAGAATGATACTTCGATGAATATTGCAGTCAAATCTCGAGATAATAACTCAATAAACTTGAATTTGAACCCAGATATTTCAGTCCCGACTCACTAGCTAGCAGGTCAGGCGACATCACTTCACAGAAGAAACAACGATAAAATACATGAAATCATATCCATTTGGTGGCAATCAAAGACTGATCATCAGTGCACCAATATCACAGAAaacatttgaaaataaataggGTGATGAAAGGCATATTGCAGATTGCCTCCTCAACAATTCTAATTGCCTGATCAATGAATACACATcctatgttatttttttcttcaatcataTATAAGTACTTATATTATGCCCATGAACTATCTCATGTCaaagctaattaattattatttttttggcatgcaTGACGCAGAACTGTATGCAGTTGTGTCCGCGCGttatttggagttttttttttttttgtcctttttaaaCGTCGAATATCACTTGCAAGAGTAAATAAAGCATTCTATTAGTGTTTGAGTAAATATGTTTCATACTTACAATCATATctctataaatttatataactttgatattaatatttaagatgaaaaaaCGATAAACGCAtgaaatctcataatattttctgAATATTTGATAGTTAgcctaatttaattaattacacaaaactaaattatctaatttcattttatcattacaatttttatacaaaatctaataaaaaaataatttttctaaatttcaaaacaaaattcatattaaaaattatattataataacattttatttaatttttaacaaagatATCTCATATCGTCTATGATCTAACTGCATAACGAGGCCTAAATTTATAACTGAATAATATCACCCTCCCCGCGCTTCGAACTTGCCCCGACGCATTACGCAATAAACAATATGTGAGAGCCGAAAAGGAAAATTACGGAGGAAAaaacaagaaaggaaagaaTCCCAAATTTTCAGGAGGTTTGCCGCCGGCCGGGATATTCACAGTGGCGGGTATGCGTTCAAAGCTCTCGCTATTAAATTCTACTTTGTTTCTGAGTCTCTGACAGAACCCGAAGCCAAAACCTTAAACATAGTGACAATCAAAGGGAATGGACGACGATGGCATTCGAGAGATAGAGAGGCACCAGATGGAGCAGATTCGAGAGCTCGATCTCGAGGAACTCCAGGTCGAAGAGGTCGATGACCTCTACGCCTCATCCGACGATGACCTTGTCACCACGTAATTTCACCGACCCTTTCGTTGTTTGGTTTTCCTTTTATTCGAAATTTGATCGGTTTACTATCATATCCCCAAATCTTGTTACGTTGTACGGAACTTAATTAGGGTTATTTCGTAGTTTGAATTTATCGTGAGGGTGAAACTGGACTTCCTTACGTGCCGTTTGGCTTGCGAGAAAATCATATCAAGAATTAGAACAGCTGTCATAGCGACAGAGTTCTGGTTACCCTAGTTTAACACTTAGAGAATACAGTACCATGCATgataattcaaaataatatccatAGTCAAGGAGAATTTATTACCaggtttgattaaaaaatattttattttattttattatttttggctACTGAAGTTGAATAAATAGATACGGAAAATTTGAGATTAATATTCATAGCGCATTGGCTCGAACTCAATTACCAATAGGGGATGGATGTGCTTAAATagcttttctttgatttttttcccgTTTTATAATGATCTGTAATTGATTTCACTTTTGTTGTTTTGATTATTTTCATGGGTTGCTGACGTCTTTACACATGTTTTCATGTGAACCAAAGTGATCGTGGTTATGGCGGTGCTGCCATGTCCGGCGAAATTACATTTAACACCTGTTTGGCTTCATTACATGCATATCTTGGTGGTATGCATACAGTGTTCTGTTTAATGTATATGCATATATTGGTGGCGCTTGGCGGTAGGCAAATTCTAATGCTTATGTTGTTTTGATCTCACTTGCATGAGACAGAGGTCGAAGACACTCATCGTCAGATGGCATTTTTGGAAGGTGGTTCCATTTTGAACCTCCCACTGTTCTATCTTGAAggtaattatttatctatttatttaaacGATTAAGCTATTGAATTTCAGTTCCAGTACCTACCTGGTGGCTATTAAAGTTTTTCTCCACCTTTACTGAGGATGCCTTCATATTCCTGTTCATTCTTGTCCCCTAATTGATTTTTCTAATGGGGATCCATGTGATATTTGTTAGGAGTTGTTCTGTTCCCAGAGGCCACCCTTCCTCTAAGAGTTATCCAGCCAGTTTTTATAGCTGCCGTTGAGAAAGCATTGACCCAGGTTGATGCTCCTTATACAATTGGTGTGGTAGGTGACCTCCTGACTGCTTTTCACTACTCTATTACTGCTTGAGATTTCTTTCTTGCTGTTgtctaaaggttttgatgacGTTTTGAAACTTTTCCAGGTCCATGTTCATAGGGATCCTGCTAATGGGAGGATAAGGTTTGCAACCATTGGGACAACAGCAGAGGTATAGTTACAAAACCTTGtagctcattctttcttcttctttttcttcctttttcaattGATGGGGGTCTAACCTATTTGTATGCAGATCTTATTTATACGCATAGTAATTGCAATATAACACACAATTCTACATTAACACTCCCTtcccccaccccccaaaaaaaaataaaaaaaataaaaagaaacaagaaaaataaaaaagtgaaaaattatAAGCCTGTTGGCAAGTGCCTCTTTTAATATGAGCTAGAGAAGTTTCATGCCTGTGGTATTCTTCATTGGGAGTGCTAGATTTTGGGGTCTAGTGTTTGATACCTTATTAATGCAAATAGCTTAAACTTGTTAAACTCACTTTTTACAGATTCGGCAATACCGTCGGTTAGAGGATGGTTCTCTGAATGTGGTTACTCGTGGGCAGCAGAGATTTCGTTTAAGGAAACGCTGGATTGATGTGGAAGCAGTGGTTAGGATGATATTACATCTACTTACCCAAAAAAGGATATTGTTAGGCTTGAATTCTATTTCTGTTTTATCTTTTTTGATATGTCTAACTGTAAGAGCTTATTTGGGGAATTTGTCATCTTTTTAGCCATGTGGGGAGGTCCAAATTATCCAGGAGGATCAACCATTAAGGACTCCACGTGATGCATGTGGAAAATTGACTCCATTCAATAATCTTCGGAGCCATGTAGTCTCACGTACACGGCCTTTACATGCTCATGATAAATTGCATCAATTTAGAGATGAGGAAAATGTTTCAGACTCAAACTCCGAAGGAAGCTTTGAGAGTGCACTCTCCCCTGTGGAAAGGACAATCCACCATTCTGCAGTTTATTCTTCTAATGGGTGTGATATAATGGATGAATCAACTAGTAGCGATGATGACAAGTTCTTGTGTGGGTCAGACCTACAATTTAGAAGGCCTTCACTGGATGACTCTGAGTCCATGGGATCATTGCATGCAGACCACAAGAAGCAAATAGGAATTGCTGAGTTGGGATTGGGAAATAGCTCAACTTCAGGAAGGCAATCTTGCAAAAGAGAAGAGCCAGACCATTGTTGGGAAAAAACAGACTTCAACAAAGTTCGCAGAGCTTCAAGAGCATTCTGGCCCTACTGGGTTTACAGTATGTATGACTCCTATAGCCTTGCTGAAAGGGCTGCAGGTAATTTACCTTGACTGTTCGTGCCCCTATATTCTTCTTGCCTTTCACTTTAAGTTCATCCATTTGCATAACATAAGACACTAATGTTGTTGTcgagaagtgttgaggagagttgtgaatagtagtaaaaagtaggtgaaaagtaatgaatagtagtaaaagtaagtgaaaagtaataataaagtaataaataatagtgagaagtgttgagagtGCTTGAGGTACTCTTAGTACCCAAATGCAGCCTAAGTCTAAGGACACTAATGTGGTTGAAACCATTATAAACATTTCTGTAGTTTGTCAGGGAAGGTATAAGACGGATTTTCTAATACATGAAAAGCATCAAATCTGcaaaaaaatcttgaattttGTAGAACCAACCTTGTTAATCTTAGATGagcacctataaaaaaaaaaaagagttaaatctTAGATGAGTAAGAATAACATCTGAAAAGAAATCCTCATTTAGTCCAGGGTATTTTAGCTTTGGATGCTTGGTCTAGGTGGAAAATTGCAGCGTAAAGTTTTCAGATATTTTAAAACCGACGATCTCTTCCTGTTTGCTATGCCTTTAGGCCAATAAGTTTGGATCTTGTCTACTCATTTTTCAGTTAATGATACTTGTGTTTCTGCACTTATTTTCGCAGATATGTGGAAAAGGATAGTTGGGGCACCCAGCATGGATGGCCTTGTTCGGAAGCCCGGtattttgtcattttatatTGCCAGTAAAATCCCTGTTTCTGAATCTACAAGGCAGGAGCTTCTGGAGATTGATGGGATTTCATATAGATTGCGTCGGGAAATTGAGTTACTTGAGAGTGTCAATCTTATTCAGTGTAAAAACTGTCAGGTCATTTATCATCCTTGTccaaacatctctctctctctctctctctctctctctctctctctctctctctctctctctctctctgttgctaACTGGATATGCAGCAACTCATTCCGTTCTTGCCTTTTACTTTGATGCAATGATGCAGACTGTAATTGCAAGGCGGAGTGATATGCTGGTTATGTCCTGTGAAGGTCCTCTTGGTGCTTATGTGAACCCTCACGGCTATGTACATGAAATAATGACACTCTACAGAGCAAATGGCTTAGCACTAAGGGGGCGACCACATTTAGAATACAGCTGGTTTCCTGGGTATGgaattatcttttctttttgttcttatGTCCCAGTGATTTGTTTGAAGAAATCTACTTGGGCAATGTCACACTTCATAAGCAAAGTGATTGCGCCAAGTGTCTGAAACCTTAGAAGCAAGCAGGGAAGCTTGGTACTGAATGTATTGACATTGAGTCCCCCACCATTGTTGCTTGCTTTTTTTCCCAGTAGCCATATATGCACAATGCTTTCCACGATGAATGTGCATTCTTTGGACCTTGACTGTCATGATTATATCTTGTGTATGATTTTGGTTAAGTTGCTgtggttttttgttttatggTGCCTGACATTTTTTCATCACACAACCCGTCCGATTTCTACTTTGAGTAATGCCATGGTTATCGATGGCATTTCAGTGGCTCTTTCAACGATTCCCTTAGACCTGTCAACCAATCAGAATGCAATCATATGGTCTCTTCCGATTTTCAAATATTAGTATGCTATCATATATCTTTTTTCTGCACCGCATGTTAACTTATAGCTCCTTATTTGCAGTCTTTTCCTACTGTGTAATTGTCTGGGACAAACAAGATGCTAAGTACTGTTAACATTTATTAAAACTGTGCAATTTCCACGAGTAAATGGTGATGAAACTGTGTACTTTgggaaatattttattcagaactctagaaatagaattaatcTGTTCTATGATAGATGCAAAAGTTGACAATTTACAAATTATTGCAGGTATTCATGGACGATCACCAACTGTGCCACTTGTGAAACCCAAATGGGTTGGCTATTCACTGCCACAAATAAGTTGTTGAAGCCAAGATTGTTTTGGGGGATTAGGAGTTCTCAACTTGCTGATGGCATGCGATAACAGTGAAATGTCGACGTGCTTCTCTGAATTTTCTGGtcacttttttttcccctttataAGGAAGAGAACGAATTTTCCAGTCACTACGTAGTGAGATTATTGTATATGGCTTGGGTCAATCCCTCTGTTGAAGTTTATTCGATGGGATTTATTATGAATCAACTACTATTCATTTTCACATCGcacttataactttttatagGGTGTAGGGATGCTTTTCATAAGATATATGGATGTTTTTTATAGGGTGTGTAGTGTGGAGTGATGAATAGTGGCTGAGAAgaatttttctgaatttttcTTATTCGATGCGTCCTTTACTCTGTTTAGACACACTCTCAGCTGGTAGCATATACCTAGGAACATATAATTGGATAAAGAGCTTTTGTTGAAATGCATTAGCCCAAGATTTGGGTGCGAATTGTGATGTAAAGCATGTTAGAACACTAGCCTTGGTTTCTCTATATGCATctttaaaattacattttttgaaaattaattttgcatattaagaaaaatgcCACGTTTGATTATGCATCTTtgaactaaataataataaaatattattattttttatttttattttttataattattatttatatattttacaattagcacTATGTGTTCAAAAAtaccaattttatatatctaaatattactaatattatatatcaaaatgatcaattttatcatattaGTACGTACTAAAAAACACTTTGTATCATCAATTCAATACAagtttcatatatcaaaattatcttaatataaatttcacaaagttaattttaatgggtgagagagaaaaaacaataaaaataatgtttagagagtGAAAAATGATTCTTCATTTATAGCTACTTTTGTTGttagagatgagataagttgagattaaagttgaaagttgaataaaatattattagaatatattatttttgtattgagatttgaaaaagttgaattgtttattttattttgtataaaaatttgaaaaagttataatgattaagatgatatgagatgagagtttTCTGAAAGTGAACAAAACCTTAATGGAGATGAATTTAAAGacattattcaaatttaaaaatgaagataaataagCCACTCTTACAAGCTAAAGTCATTCTTtcagaaatttaatttaatttaatttaatttccaaCATCAACAAATTTAATTTGTTGTACTCATCTAACATTTGTGCCACACCCATGTTGAGCCGAATTGGCAGTCCCACACATCAGTCATTAGGCATCAGATGTATAATCATAATACATTTGTCATTATTCTAGAGTAAAAATCGCTTATTTCCCTTTTTATCTTTGAAGAAAATGGATAACAAAATACTTGTTATCCTAATATATAAACTGTAATTTATGAACTCGAGGATTAAAGGAAAACCAATGACtggcacaaaaagaaaaaggaaacaaaaatttaGAATCTCAGGGAAATTGCCGATTACAAAATGGAGGGATTTCAACGATAGCTTCGGTAAACTGGGCTGTACATGCAGCTCTCTGCATACTTAACAAGATCCTTTGGTCGAGGGAGGCGAGAAGCAAGACCTATACAGCAATCAGATTATACAGCAATGTTAACAAGTTACAGGAAACTTTTGTTTGGGCTGGGCTGAACATATGAAAACGAAACTCACCGAGGTCATATGCCTTGGCAGCTACATCAGCAGCAATGTGGGCAGATATCTTTCTGATATTGGAGAATGGTGGGTAAATCAGCCCCTTATCAAAGTTTTCCCGTGTCACTTGTGCAGCCAAAGTTTCCG
This genomic window from Carya illinoinensis cultivar Pawnee chromosome 7, C.illinoinensisPawnee_v1, whole genome shotgun sequence contains:
- the LOC122316881 gene encoding protein cereblon, which encodes MDDDGIREIERHQMEQIRELDLEELQVEEVDDLYASSDDDLVTTDRGYGGAAMSGEITFNTCLASLHAYLGEVEDTHRQMAFLEGGSILNLPLFYLEGVVLFPEATLPLRVIQPVFIAAVEKALTQVDAPYTIGVVHVHRDPANGRIRFATIGTTAEIRQYRRLEDGSLNVVTRGQQRFRLRKRWIDVEAVPCGEVQIIQEDQPLRTPRDACGKLTPFNNLRSHVVSRTRPLHAHDKLHQFRDEENVSDSNSEGSFESALSPVERTIHHSAVYSSNGCDIMDESTSSDDDKFLCGSDLQFRRPSLDDSESMGSLHADHKKQIGIAELGLGNSSTSGRQSCKREEPDHCWEKTDFNKVRRASRAFWPYWVYSMYDSYSLAERAADMWKRIVGAPSMDGLVRKPGILSFYIASKIPVSESTRQELLEIDGISYRLRREIELLESVNLIQCKNCQTVIARRSDMLVMSCEGPLGAYVNPHGYVHEIMTLYRANGLALRGRPHLEYSWFPGYSWTITNCATCETQMGWLFTATNKLLKPRLFWGIRSSQLADGMR